The following proteins come from a genomic window of Pseudomonas sp. MAG733B:
- a CDS encoding TonB-dependent copper receptor, with translation MSRFSADTGLSPAQAIFTQNESSIRFRHATAILCSALLAPSALADEHAGHSEELSPTVITAIAPSSPLTIVTNPKDPRQPVPASDGSDYLKTIPGFAQVRNGGTNGDPVLRGMFGSRLNILTNGGMMLGACPGRMDAPTSYISPETYDKLTVIKGPQTVLWGPGASAGTILFDREPESFGELGTRVNASVLAGSNGRFDKVVDAAAGGPLGYVRVIGNTAHADDYRDGNNDTVPSRYDKWNGDVALGWTPDADTLLELTAGKGDGEARYAGRGMDGSQFKRESLGLRFEKSNISDVMEKLEAQVYYNYADHVMDNYTLRTPSGTGMMAGPMASNVDRRTLGARIKGTWRWADVQLISGIDAQTNEHRQRSAMGIDTYKDLPYTKDADFHNYGMFGELTWYAAERERLISGARLDRASAKDFRQTTGSGMMTRPNPTADDTRADTLPSGFIRYEHDLADSPTTLYAGVGHTQRFPDYWELFSPNSGPAGSVNAFDSIKPEKTTQLDFGLQYKTEVLEAWASAYVGQVRDYILFNYTPGMMGMTSQAENIDARIMGGELGAAYNFTQNWKADATLAYAWGKNSSDGSALPQMPPLDARFGLTYSKDNWSAGALWRVVAAQNRIDQNKGNVVGKDFDKTPGFAVFSLNGAYRINSNWKVSSGVDNLFGKAYAEHLNLAGNAGFGYPANDPQAIKEPGRTLWTKVDMSF, from the coding sequence ATGTCCAGGTTTTCTGCTGACACAGGCTTGAGCCCTGCCCAAGCCATTTTTACCCAGAACGAATCCAGCATTCGTTTCAGGCACGCCACTGCGATTCTGTGCAGTGCGTTGCTGGCGCCCTCCGCGCTGGCCGATGAACACGCCGGTCACAGTGAAGAACTGAGCCCGACGGTCATCACCGCCATTGCTCCGAGTTCACCGCTGACCATCGTTACCAACCCGAAAGACCCGCGCCAACCGGTGCCGGCCAGCGATGGCTCGGACTATCTGAAGACCATTCCGGGTTTCGCCCAGGTTCGCAATGGCGGCACCAACGGTGACCCGGTGCTGCGCGGCATGTTCGGTTCGCGCCTGAACATCCTCACCAACGGCGGCATGATGCTCGGCGCCTGCCCAGGTCGGATGGACGCGCCAACCTCGTACATCTCGCCGGAAACCTACGACAAGCTGACCGTGATCAAAGGCCCGCAAACCGTGCTCTGGGGCCCAGGCGCTTCGGCAGGCACCATCCTTTTCGATCGCGAACCGGAAAGCTTCGGCGAGCTCGGCACACGGGTAAACGCGAGCGTGTTGGCCGGTTCCAACGGCCGCTTCGACAAAGTGGTCGACGCGGCTGCCGGTGGGCCATTGGGCTATGTGCGAGTTATCGGCAACACCGCGCATGCCGACGACTATCGGGATGGCAACAACGACACCGTCCCGTCGCGCTATGACAAATGGAACGGCGACGTTGCACTCGGCTGGACCCCGGATGCCGACACCCTGCTGGAGCTGACTGCCGGCAAAGGTGACGGTGAGGCGCGTTACGCCGGGCGCGGCATGGACGGCTCGCAGTTCAAGCGCGAAAGTCTCGGCCTGCGTTTCGAGAAATCCAACATCAGCGACGTGATGGAAAAACTCGAGGCGCAGGTCTACTACAACTACGCCGACCACGTCATGGACAACTACACCCTGCGCACGCCGTCCGGCACCGGAATGATGGCCGGGCCGATGGCGTCCAACGTCGACCGCCGTACCCTCGGCGCGCGAATCAAGGGCACCTGGCGCTGGGCCGATGTGCAATTGATCAGCGGCATCGACGCGCAAACCAATGAGCATCGTCAACGCAGCGCGATGGGCATCGACACCTACAAGGACCTGCCGTACACCAAGGATGCCGACTTCCATAACTACGGGATGTTTGGCGAGCTGACCTGGTACGCCGCCGAGCGTGAACGACTGATCAGCGGTGCACGCCTGGACCGCGCTTCGGCCAAGGATTTTCGCCAGACCACCGGCTCGGGAATGATGACCCGGCCGAACCCGACCGCCGACGACACCCGCGCCGATACCTTGCCGAGCGGTTTCATCCGTTACGAACACGACCTGGCCGATAGCCCGACCACGTTGTATGCGGGCGTGGGGCATACCCAGCGGTTCCCGGATTACTGGGAGCTGTTTTCGCCCAACTCCGGCCCCGCCGGGTCGGTGAATGCCTTCGATTCGATCAAGCCGGAAAAAACCACTCAGCTCGACTTCGGCCTGCAATACAAGACCGAAGTTCTCGAAGCCTGGGCCTCGGCCTACGTCGGCCAGGTACGCGATTACATCCTGTTCAACTACACGCCCGGGATGATGGGCATGACCTCGCAAGCCGAGAACATCGACGCGCGAATCATGGGTGGCGAACTGGGCGCTGCCTACAATTTCACCCAAAACTGGAAAGCCGATGCGACCCTGGCCTACGCCTGGGGAAAGAACAGCAGCGATGGCAGTGCATTGCCGCAAATGCCACCGCTGGATGCTCGTTTCGGCCTGACCTATAGCAAAGACAACTGGAGCGCCGGCGCACTGTGGAGAGTGGTCGCCGCGCAAAACCGCATCGACCAGAACAAAGGCAACGTGGTCGGCAAGGACTTCGACAAGACACCCGGTTTCGCCGTGTTCTCACTTAACGGTGCCTATCGGATCAATAGCAACTGGAAGGTCAGCAGCGGCGTCGACAACCTGTTCGGCAAGGCCTACGCCGAACACTTGAACCTGGCCGGCAACGCCGGTTTCGGCTACCCGGCCAATGACCCGCAAGCCATCAAGGAACCGGGGCGCACGCTCTGGACGAAGGTGGACATGAGTTTCTAA
- a CDS encoding transcriptional regulator has protein sequence MALTRSYKHTIAERAQRDPEFAQALLDEAATLFLNGEPEMARIILRDLINATVGFEELAKETAKPSKSLHRMLSAKGNPSMDNLAAIFAVIRATLGVDIQVHAVRAH, from the coding sequence ATGGCGCTCACCCGAAGCTACAAACACACCATTGCCGAGCGTGCCCAACGTGACCCCGAGTTCGCCCAGGCATTGTTGGATGAGGCTGCTACTCTGTTTCTTAACGGCGAACCTGAAATGGCCCGGATCATCTTGCGCGACCTCATAAACGCTACTGTTGGCTTTGAAGAACTCGCAAAGGAAACGGCAAAACCCAGCAAAAGTCTCCATCGAATGCTGTCTGCCAAAGGCAACCCAAGCATGGATAACCTGGCTGCGATATTTGCCGTAATTCGAGCTACGCTGGGAGTAGATATACAAGTACATGCGGTACGTGCGCACTGA
- a CDS encoding DUF2946 domain-containing protein, which translates to MRPLSARSSSPRRQPSSLTRGSWISLFAMLMIFIGPLISQSMPMDSRTPMSMNMSMDMSMDMSAMEHADHGAQPSAEHCPPAAGHHAIWEKCGYCSLLFNCPALTGGGSFVAFNIPPVNTFTIPSPRLGHARQTFFPGARTRAPPIVT; encoded by the coding sequence ATGCGCCCGCTTAGCGCCAGGTCATCCAGTCCACGTCGTCAGCCATCGAGCCTGACACGCGGCAGCTGGATCAGCCTGTTCGCCATGCTGATGATCTTTATCGGTCCGCTGATTTCTCAGTCGATGCCGATGGATTCGCGCACCCCGATGTCCATGAACATGTCGATGGACATGAGCATGGACATGTCGGCAATGGAGCACGCCGACCACGGCGCGCAACCCTCGGCCGAACATTGCCCGCCTGCGGCCGGGCACCATGCAATCTGGGAAAAATGCGGCTATTGCAGCCTGCTGTTCAATTGCCCGGCATTGACCGGTGGCGGGTCCTTCGTCGCCTTCAATATCCCGCCCGTCAACACGTTCACCATACCCTCCCCGCGCCTGGGCCATGCCCGGCAAACCTTCTTCCCCGGCGCCCGCACCCGCGCCCCACCCATCGTCACGTAA
- a CDS encoding ABC transporter ATP-binding protein: MTSLNLTNLAWTPLGHGHCHHQFQLRDASLHVAAGEFVGLIGPNGSGKTSLLRCAWRFSKPEIGEVRLDHQNVWKQSSRWCAQRIAVVLQEFPDAFGLTVEEVVAMGRTPHKGLFDGDTLEDARLVDQALQSVGLKGFDDHAFSTLSGGEKQRVILARALAQQPQLLILDEPTNHLDPRYQLELLQLVKRLKIGTLASIHDLNLAAAFCDRLYVINHGRIVASGTPKEVLNAALLRNVFGVDALIDEHPLHGYPRITWITQP; this comes from the coding sequence ATGACCTCGCTGAACCTCACAAACCTCGCATGGACACCCCTCGGCCACGGTCACTGTCATCACCAGTTCCAGCTGCGCGATGCCTCGCTGCACGTGGCTGCCGGGGAGTTTGTCGGGTTGATCGGCCCCAACGGTAGCGGCAAGACCAGCCTGCTGCGTTGTGCCTGGCGCTTCAGCAAACCGGAAATCGGCGAGGTCCGGCTCGACCATCAAAACGTCTGGAAGCAATCCTCACGGTGGTGCGCGCAACGCATCGCCGTGGTGCTGCAAGAGTTTCCCGATGCCTTCGGCCTGACCGTGGAAGAAGTGGTCGCCATGGGGCGCACGCCGCACAAAGGCCTGTTCGATGGCGACACGTTGGAAGACGCCCGACTAGTTGATCAGGCGTTGCAATCCGTTGGCCTCAAGGGCTTCGACGACCATGCCTTCTCCACCCTCTCCGGCGGTGAAAAACAGCGGGTGATTCTCGCCCGCGCCCTGGCCCAGCAACCGCAACTGCTGATCCTCGACGAGCCGACCAATCACCTCGACCCACGCTATCAGCTGGAGCTGTTGCAGCTGGTCAAGCGCTTGAAGATCGGCACTCTGGCCAGCATCCATGACCTGAATCTGGCCGCGGCGTTTTGTGATCGGCTGTATGTGATCAATCACGGTCGCATCGTGGCCAGCGGCACGCCAAAAGAAGTCCTCAACGCTGCGCTGCTACGCAACGTGTTCGGCGTCGACGCGCTCATCGATGAACATCCCCTGCACGGCTACCCACGAATTACCTGGATAACCCAACCATGA
- the urtA gene encoding urea ABC transporter substrate-binding protein, translated as MKRRSLIKAFTLSASIAAMGMTWTVQAAETIKVGILHSLSGTMAISETSLKDMALMTIDEINAKGGVNGKMLEPVVVDPASNWPLFAEKGRQLLTQDKVAVVFGCWTSVSRKSVLPVFEELNGLLFYPVQYEGEEMSPNVFYTGAAPNQQAIPAVEYLMSEEGGSAKRYFLLGTDYVYPRTTNKILRSFLHSKGVADKDIEEVYTPFGHSDYQTIVANIKKFSAGGKTAVISTVNGDSNVPFYKELANQGLKATDVPVVAFSVGEEELRGIDTKPLVGNLAAWNYFESVENPANKKFVADWKAYAKKHNLPGADKAVTNDPMEATYVGIHMWAQAAEKAKSTDVDKVREALAGQTFAAPSGYTLTMDKTNHHLHKPVMIGEIQADGQFNVVWQTEGPIRAQPWSPFIPGNDKKPDYAMKSN; from the coding sequence ATGAAGCGTCGCAGTTTGATCAAGGCTTTCACACTCTCGGCATCCATTGCCGCGATGGGCATGACCTGGACTGTCCAGGCCGCCGAGACCATTAAGGTCGGTATTCTGCATTCGTTGTCCGGCACCATGGCGATCTCCGAAACGTCGCTCAAAGACATGGCGCTGATGACCATCGACGAGATCAACGCCAAGGGCGGCGTGAACGGCAAGATGCTGGAGCCGGTGGTCGTGGACCCGGCGTCGAACTGGCCGCTGTTCGCTGAAAAGGGCCGTCAACTGCTAACCCAGGACAAGGTCGCCGTGGTGTTCGGTTGCTGGACGTCCGTGTCGCGCAAATCGGTGTTGCCGGTGTTCGAAGAACTCAATGGCCTGCTGTTCTACCCGGTGCAGTACGAAGGCGAAGAAATGTCGCCGAACGTGTTCTACACCGGCGCCGCGCCGAACCAGCAAGCGATCCCTGCCGTTGAATACCTGATGAGCGAAGAAGGCGGCAGCGCCAAGCGCTACTTCCTGCTCGGCACCGACTACGTCTACCCGCGTACCACCAACAAAATCCTGCGCTCGTTTCTGCACTCCAAGGGCGTGGCCGACAAGGACATCGAAGAGGTCTACACCCCGTTCGGTCACAGCGACTATCAAACCATCGTCGCCAACATCAAGAAGTTCTCGGCCGGTGGCAAAACCGCCGTTATCTCCACCGTCAACGGCGACTCCAACGTGCCGTTCTATAAGGAACTGGCGAACCAGGGCCTGAAAGCCACCGACGTTCCGGTCGTGGCGTTCTCGGTCGGCGAAGAAGAGTTGCGCGGCATCGACACCAAACCATTGGTGGGCAACCTCGCTGCCTGGAACTACTTCGAATCGGTGGAGAACCCGGCGAACAAGAAATTCGTCGCCGACTGGAAAGCCTACGCCAAGAAACACAACCTGCCAGGCGCGGATAAAGCGGTGACCAACGACCCGATGGAAGCTACTTACGTCGGCATCCACATGTGGGCGCAAGCCGCTGAAAAAGCCAAGTCCACCGACGTCGACAAAGTCCGTGAAGCCCTCGCCGGCCAGACCTTTGCCGCACCGTCCGGCTACACCCTGACCATGGACAAGACCAACCACCACCTGCACAAGCCAGTGATGATCGGCGAGATCCAGGCCGACGGTCAGTTCAACGTTGTATGGCAGACCGAAGGGCCGATCCGCGCCCAGCCGTGGAGCCCGTTCATTCCGGGTAACGACAAGAAGCCGGACTATGCGATGAAGAGCAACTAA
- a CDS encoding DUF2946 domain-containing protein, protein MSRQRLAIAWIACFAVLFNMLAMPMSGAMAQSAKSPAEQLLWGSFCTSGGTKLVAISIGDIEQKAPQNDDHSNMQHCWCCSGSAPLVALPGHMPQLYFAQFEANRSLPPASLNSPSPRQQWPSLNPRASPLV, encoded by the coding sequence ATGTCCCGACAACGGCTCGCAATTGCCTGGATAGCCTGCTTCGCAGTGCTGTTCAACATGCTCGCCATGCCGATGTCCGGAGCGATGGCGCAGTCGGCGAAGTCACCCGCCGAACAATTGTTGTGGGGCAGTTTCTGCACGTCCGGCGGCACCAAACTGGTGGCGATCTCCATCGGCGACATTGAACAGAAAGCCCCGCAGAACGACGATCATTCCAATATGCAGCATTGCTGGTGCTGCTCCGGCTCCGCGCCATTGGTGGCGTTGCCCGGGCATATGCCGCAGTTGTATTTCGCGCAGTTCGAAGCCAATCGAAGCCTGCCCCCCGCATCACTGAATTCCCCGTCACCGCGCCAACAATGGCCGAGTCTCAATCCCCGCGCCTCGCCTCTGGTGTGA
- a CDS encoding copper chaperone PCu(A)C — MLNKLIVLVALLLPACFANAHEYKAGALEIAHPWSQELPPNAPTVAAYFVIHNSGTTADRLLSVDSPISGEAQLHEHVMQNDLMKMQRVPSVEIPAGGNVTFAPMAYHVMLLGLKDRSLLSDGKRFPMTLHFEKSGDVTVEVAVQKQAPEVTQQHAHVQ, encoded by the coding sequence ATGTTGAACAAACTCATCGTTCTGGTCGCGCTGCTGCTGCCTGCCTGCTTTGCCAATGCCCACGAATACAAGGCCGGTGCACTGGAAATCGCCCATCCGTGGTCGCAGGAGTTGCCGCCGAATGCGCCGACAGTCGCGGCTTACTTCGTGATTCACAACTCGGGCACGACCGCCGACCGCTTGCTCAGCGTTGACTCGCCGATTTCCGGCGAAGCGCAACTGCACGAGCATGTGATGCAGAACGACCTGATGAAAATGCAGCGGGTTCCCAGTGTGGAAATCCCTGCCGGTGGCAATGTCACGTTTGCCCCGATGGCCTATCACGTAATGCTGCTGGGCTTGAAAGACCGCAGTCTGCTCAGCGACGGCAAGCGCTTTCCGATGACCCTGCACTTCGAGAAGTCCGGTGACGTGACGGTCGAAGTGGCGGTGCAGAAGCAGGCGCCCGAGGTTACGCAACAACACGCGCACGTCCAGTAA
- a CDS encoding iron ABC transporter permease produces the protein MINRRYALLLVALGALLLVSCVVSLGFGPARVPVDVVWRILLHKLFDFGVPDWSAGQEHIVWLIRVPRMLLGALVGAGLALIGAVLQAVTRNPLADPHLLGVTSGATLGAVIVVLHVGEIVGLLTLPIAAFIGALLSMLVVLMIASRHGRLDSDRLLLCGVAVSFVMMAIANLLLFMGDHRASSAVMFWMLGGLGLARWELLAVPAVSVLLGLVLLLGMARPLNALMAGEQTAVTLGLNARTVRLRVFLIASLMTGVLVSISGSIGFVGLMVPHIARRLVGAEHRRLLPVCMLLGSVFLVWVDVAARTMIAPEDLPIGVATAAIGGLFFIGLMRRR, from the coding sequence ATGATCAATCGTCGCTACGCCTTGCTGTTGGTTGCCCTCGGCGCGCTGTTGCTGGTGTCGTGCGTGGTGTCGCTGGGCTTCGGTCCGGCGCGGGTACCGGTGGACGTGGTGTGGCGGATTCTGTTGCACAAGCTGTTCGACTTCGGTGTGCCGGACTGGAGCGCCGGACAGGAACACATCGTCTGGTTGATCCGCGTGCCGCGCATGTTGCTTGGGGCATTGGTCGGTGCTGGGCTGGCGCTGATCGGTGCGGTGCTGCAAGCGGTGACGCGCAATCCGCTGGCCGATCCGCATTTGCTCGGGGTCACCTCTGGCGCGACGCTCGGCGCGGTGATCGTGGTGCTGCACGTCGGTGAAATCGTCGGCCTGCTCACCTTGCCCATCGCGGCATTTATCGGTGCGCTGCTGAGCATGCTGGTGGTGCTGATGATCGCCAGCCGTCACGGTCGCCTGGACAGTGATCGGCTGTTGCTGTGCGGTGTGGCGGTGTCGTTCGTCATGATGGCAATCGCTAACTTGCTGCTGTTCATGGGCGACCACCGCGCCAGTTCGGCGGTGATGTTCTGGATGCTTGGCGGCCTCGGGCTGGCGCGTTGGGAGTTGTTGGCTGTGCCAGCCGTCAGTGTGCTGCTCGGCCTGGTTTTGCTGCTGGGCATGGCGCGACCGTTGAATGCGTTGATGGCCGGCGAACAAACGGCGGTGACCCTGGGATTGAATGCGCGCACCGTTCGCCTGCGGGTGTTTTTGATTGCCTCATTGATGACCGGCGTGCTGGTGTCGATCAGCGGCTCGATCGGTTTTGTCGGGCTGATGGTGCCGCACATTGCGCGGCGCCTGGTCGGGGCTGAACACCGAAGATTGCTGCCGGTGTGCATGTTGCTCGGCAGTGTGTTTCTGGTTTGGGTCGATGTTGCCGCCCGCACGATGATCGCCCCGGAAGACTTGCCCATTGGTGTGGCCACCGCAGCTATTGGTGGTTTGTTCTTTATCGGCCTGATGCGTCGCCGCTGA
- a CDS encoding ABC transporter substrate-binding protein — MNFLRSSLSLVLMLGSAQAFAEATHYPLTIQSCNREVTFQQAPKHAVSHDINMTQMMLALGLKPQMAGYSGVSGWKSVTPEMQTILDGLPELAAKYPSVETLLNANVDFFFAGWDYGMRVGGDLTPQTLQPLGINVYELTESCAFVMKRPPASLEDTYNDLRNLGKIFDVQDRANAVIARMQTQVTEIRKDLPADKPRVFLYDSGEDRAMTSGRLGMPQALIDAAGGQNILDDVDASWTRVNWENVVERNPQVIVIVDYGEVTAAQKIEFLRSNMALQSVDAIKHQRFIVIPYVQATPGIDNVLAVETLAKGFHGA, encoded by the coding sequence ATGAATTTTCTGCGCTCCAGCCTTTCCCTCGTTCTGATGCTCGGCAGCGCCCAGGCATTCGCCGAGGCCACGCACTACCCGTTGACGATCCAGAGCTGCAACCGTGAGGTGACCTTCCAGCAAGCGCCGAAACACGCGGTCAGCCACGACATCAACATGACCCAGATGATGCTCGCCCTCGGCCTCAAGCCGCAGATGGCCGGCTACAGCGGCGTGTCTGGCTGGAAGTCGGTGACGCCCGAGATGCAGACCATCCTCGACGGCTTGCCGGAGCTGGCGGCCAAGTACCCGTCGGTGGAAACCCTGCTCAATGCCAACGTCGATTTCTTCTTCGCCGGTTGGGATTACGGCATGCGCGTCGGCGGTGATCTCACACCGCAAACCCTGCAACCGCTGGGTATCAATGTGTATGAGTTGACCGAATCTTGCGCCTTCGTGATGAAGCGTCCGCCGGCCAGTCTGGAAGACACCTACAACGACCTGCGCAACCTCGGCAAAATCTTCGACGTGCAGGATCGCGCCAACGCGGTCATCGCCAGGATGCAGACGCAAGTCACCGAGATTCGCAAAGACCTGCCCGCCGACAAACCACGGGTGTTCCTGTACGACAGTGGCGAAGACCGGGCGATGACGTCCGGCCGTTTGGGCATGCCGCAAGCGCTGATCGATGCGGCGGGCGGGCAAAACATTCTCGACGACGTCGACGCGAGCTGGACCCGGGTCAACTGGGAGAACGTGGTCGAGCGCAATCCGCAGGTGATCGTGATCGTCGACTACGGCGAAGTCACCGCCGCACAGAAGATTGAATTCTTGCGCAGCAACATGGCGCTGCAATCGGTGGACGCAATCAAGCACCAGCGCTTCATCGTCATTCCTTATGTGCAGGCCACGCCGGGGATCGATAACGTGCTGGCCGTCGAAACCCTGGCCAAGGGTTTCCACGGCGCATGA
- a CDS encoding PepSY domain-containing protein, translating to MKQPKVNFYNLAWRWHFYAGLFVAPFMVMLALTGTIYLFKPQLDSLMYSSLLNVPAGHHTIPADDLLKRVKDSYPQGTIKQYLPPVNAERSAQFVVLNAGNELNVFVDPYHGDILGEQDAKKNLQAIARAIHGELMIGTVGDRLVEMAAGWGVVLVVSGVFLWWPRGQAAGILWPRLSSRGRILWRDLHAVTGFWGASLLLVMLLSGMTWTGFWGQQYAAVWNVFPAAMWDDVPKSDVEARSLNSATRQTVPWAMENTPMPMSGDHAEHMAHGGAQAGPAAPTISLQDVQNIATQSKVEPGYSITFPTTATGVFTIAVFADDPRNDATLHVDQYTGKVLADVRYEQYGTVARATEIGVMLHEGKMFGVVNQIIVLLICLMILLSAVSGVVIWWKRRPQGKFGVPPLRHDLPKWKTAMVIMFALAVAFPLVGASLVVVWLLDRVVLSRFTRQTESASSSS from the coding sequence ATGAAACAGCCCAAAGTGAATTTCTACAACCTGGCCTGGCGCTGGCATTTCTATGCCGGATTGTTCGTTGCGCCATTCATGGTGATGCTGGCCCTGACCGGCACCATTTACCTGTTCAAACCGCAGCTCGACTCGCTGATGTACAGCAGCTTGCTCAACGTCCCCGCCGGCCATCACACGATCCCGGCCGACGACCTGCTCAAGCGCGTCAAGGACTCGTATCCACAAGGCACGATCAAGCAGTACCTGCCACCGGTGAACGCCGAACGCAGCGCGCAGTTTGTCGTGCTCAACGCTGGCAACGAACTGAACGTATTCGTCGATCCGTACCACGGCGACATCCTCGGCGAGCAAGACGCCAAGAAGAACCTGCAAGCAATCGCGCGGGCGATCCACGGCGAGTTGATGATTGGCACCGTCGGTGACCGGTTGGTTGAAATGGCCGCCGGTTGGGGCGTGGTGCTGGTGGTTTCCGGAGTGTTCCTGTGGTGGCCGCGCGGTCAGGCAGCGGGCATTTTGTGGCCGCGCTTGAGCAGTCGCGGCCGCATCTTGTGGCGCGACTTGCACGCCGTCACCGGGTTCTGGGGCGCGTCCCTGTTGCTGGTGATGTTGCTCAGCGGCATGACCTGGACCGGCTTCTGGGGCCAACAGTACGCGGCCGTTTGGAACGTGTTTCCGGCGGCGATGTGGGATGACGTTCCGAAGTCCGATGTCGAGGCTCGCAGCCTCAACAGCGCCACCCGCCAGACCGTGCCATGGGCCATGGAAAACACACCGATGCCGATGTCCGGCGATCACGCCGAACACATGGCCCACGGTGGCGCACAAGCCGGCCCGGCCGCGCCGACCATCAGCCTGCAAGATGTGCAGAACATCGCCACCCAAAGCAAGGTTGAACCGGGTTACAGCATCACCTTCCCGACCACTGCCACCGGCGTATTCACCATCGCCGTGTTCGCCGATGACCCGCGCAACGATGCCACCCTGCATGTCGATCAGTACACCGGCAAGGTCCTCGCCGATGTGCGCTACGAGCAATACGGCACCGTCGCCCGTGCCACGGAAATCGGCGTGATGCTGCACGAAGGCAAGATGTTCGGTGTGGTCAACCAGATCATCGTGTTGCTGATCTGCCTGATGATCCTGCTCAGCGCCGTCAGCGGTGTGGTGATCTGGTGGAAGCGTCGTCCGCAAGGCAAGTTCGGCGTACCGCCGCTGCGCCACGACCTGCCGAAATGGAAAACCGCGATGGTGATCATGTTCGCGCTGGCGGTGGCGTTCCCGTTGGTGGGGGCTTCCTTGGTGGTGGTGTGGTTGCTGGATCGCGTGGTGTTGTCGCGCTTCACTCGACAGACTGAGTCGGCCTCATCTTCATCATGA